In one window of Thermodesulfobacteriota bacterium DNA:
- the rfbB gene encoding dTDP-glucose 4,6-dehydratase, with translation MKSEEIIKTITKTILVTGGAGFIGTNFIRHTLSKHPNWRIVNLDAVTYAGNPANLADLAEKMPESYHFVHGNISDGQLVERLFAEEKFDGVIHFAAESHVDRSIHGPVAFAETNVLGTCRLLSACNKAWEKQRRPDFRFLHVSTDEVYGSLGSEGFFVETTAYDPSSPYSASKAGSDHMVRAWYRTYGLPTIITNCSNNYGPYQFPEKLLPLMIINILESKALPVYGDGKNVRDWLYVIDHCEALLTSFNKGIPGETYNIGGGAERQNIEVIHTLCDLLDVRLKLSAKNSSRNLIQFVRDRPGHDRRYAIDAGKINKELGWKPRFDFDTALAATVDWYLDHKDWINYVRSGEYQKWVGTNYKER, from the coding sequence ATGAAAAGCGAGGAAATAATTAAAACTATAACGAAGACTATACTTGTAACAGGAGGAGCCGGATTTATAGGAACAAACTTCATTCGCCACACATTGAGCAAACACCCTAATTGGCGGATAGTCAACCTTGATGCGGTTACCTATGCGGGCAATCCTGCCAATCTTGCTGATCTTGCAGAAAAAATGCCGGAAAGTTATCACTTTGTGCACGGTAATATCAGCGATGGTCAGCTTGTCGAGCGGCTTTTTGCTGAAGAAAAATTTGACGGTGTGATCCATTTCGCTGCTGAATCGCATGTTGACCGTTCTATTCACGGCCCCGTAGCTTTCGCTGAAACCAACGTTTTGGGTACTTGTCGATTGCTGTCTGCGTGTAACAAAGCCTGGGAAAAACAGAGGCGGCCGGACTTTCGTTTTTTACATGTTTCAACTGATGAAGTATACGGGAGCCTCGGTTCTGAAGGGTTTTTTGTAGAAACCACAGCTTACGATCCTTCCAGTCCATACTCGGCTTCCAAAGCAGGGTCTGATCATATGGTCCGCGCCTGGTATCGGACCTATGGCCTGCCGACTATCATTACGAATTGCTCGAATAACTACGGCCCCTACCAATTCCCTGAAAAACTGCTCCCCTTGATGATTATTAACATTCTTGAATCCAAAGCATTGCCGGTATACGGAGATGGGAAGAACGTGCGCGACTGGCTTTATGTGATCGATCATTGCGAGGCTTTGCTAACTTCTTTTAATAAAGGAATTCCAGGTGAAACATACAACATAGGTGGTGGTGCAGAGCGTCAGAACATTGAAGTGATCCACACATTATGCGATCTGTTGGACGTTCGCTTGAAACTGAGCGCCAAAAACTCCAGCAGGAACTTAATTCAATTCGTTAGGGATCGACCCGGACACGACAGACGGTATGCGATTGATGCCGGTAAGATCAATAAAGAACTTGGCTGGAAACCGCGGTTTGACTTTGACACAGCATTGGCAGCAACTGTTGATTGGTATCTCGATCATAAGGATTGGATC